From the Salmo trutta chromosome 25, fSalTru1.1, whole genome shotgun sequence genome, the window GTATGCAACAGttataacaaaatgtgcaaatgaaTAATGATGCATGCATTCCTTACTGGATCATTAGCTGTGAATCCAACGGCCAAATTCCCTGTTGAGGGGAGGAAATGCAAAAGTAGTAGGTAAGCAAATGATTAcactatatataaatatatagtacATGCAGTACAAAAAGATAAGGCCAAACTACTGTctgttgaaatgtttgcaaattgtaGCCTACACATTTGTGTAAATGTTTCATGAATGAGCAGCACAGAGAGCCCAATAAGAGCCTGCTTAACCTTAAGTGGTTGATTTCCCAACACCCCCCTTCCCTGAGGCCACACAATAACTTGTTTCACTCCAGCAATGGGCTTTTGTTTGGGCAAGCCGTGTGCCATGTGCTGCTTCTGTCTCTCCTGCAACGCCCTCTCAGGACCTGAGGTCTGGTAAATACAGAGACACCATCATGGAATGAGCAACTGAGATTTACATGATGTAACTTGTAATGCAACTCTTATAGTGAAGAGGTGATAGCAAGTAGTTACACAGATAAGTTAAAAAAAACATGCAACATTATTGGCCTCAATGGCTTGCTATGATTACTGATAAGCTAGCTTTGTAAACAGTAAACCAGAGTGAACTTGGTAGCATGtagcaagctagccagctaacgttagttttAAACAATTTGAGCAATAGAGCTCaaaaggtaaaggccgctagcagtggctaacaatgactaaatagctagtagctaattagctggttagcttctgatggctagctgctgatggaggttctggctattgccggaaggtatatttcatttaaaaatggaaaaagagattgaaaataatgTAAAATTATATACAAAAGAGACAAAAAATACTAAATATACACGGGAGAATGACAAacaacgtctgcactgctacgccatcttggaaccataaAAGTTTTCCACGTTTATGTTTCTTCTCTGTGGTTTTGCCTGACTGTCCCTTTTTTATGTAATGATTCCTTTTGTGCTTTATCTTCTGAAACAGGCAGACATCGTTTGACATTGTTTTAGAGTGACTGAAAAGGCAGGTTCTCCACAAGCAAGATCTGTTCTTCAGCAGTGTCTCTATGCAATGCTTCAAGTCAAACGTGCAGATGATCAATCTGAGCCTGAATGGGTGGAGGTACTATTGAATTATGTTCTACTCCTTTTTCAAATGCAAATATGGTCTATACTAGTGAGAGTGCATGCTAATAATAGGAATTGCACCTAGCCTAAGATAATAATTTGGGGTTTTCATAAGATTTCATGTTTTCAGATTGACAGAGGGATGATGGTATATATCTGCTTTTCAAATGCGCTACAGAGGACATTATCCCCAAAATGGGTAGCTGTTCAGCTTTTCCAGTTTTGGACAATACTGCAATAATGCACCTACCTGGGCTTTGCAAGACTGTGAACAGTAAACTGTTCTTCAATTTTTCacctttcacctttatttatttaaccaggtaggcaagttgagaacaagttctcatttacaattgcgacctggccatgaATCGTAAAGCAGCATTGCTTTATTTATTAATCACactgctatactatactacactctGCTTAACTTGAAACTGTGTGAGGCTGACTCTGGGAAGTATGTGTCAGTGCTGGACCTGCCTGGGAGCGTTCTCATCGTTCCTCAGGCTACACTGGGAGGCAAGGCCAAAGGGAAGGTTATGCAGTACCACCATAACATTGGGAAAGAAGAGGGCCTGCAGCTGTATTCTAACTTTGTCTCCTTCTTTGAGAAGGAACTGGCTTTATCCAGTAAGAGTAGTGAGACTGCAACCATCATCAAACATGGAACTTATGGGAACAGACAAGTGCTGAAGCTGGATACCAACGGACCATACACACACCTGATGGAGTTTTGAAACTACCAATACTTATTACATTTCACAGTGAATGACCAATTGCACTCTTGTCCCTGAAATGGTGGTACTGTATGCGTAGATCTGATAAAAGCTGCCAATAGTTTTTATTATAAGGCGTGTGTTTGTATCATGTTCTTATGTTAAATTATACAAATGTAATATGATAATGAAGTCAAAAGAAAGTCTGAACTCAACTGAAATATTTGTTTTGTCATCCGTGTTGCAATTTGTGAATTGGTTTATGAATGGCAACTTGTGACATCTAGTGGGGATTTATAAGCACTGCACCAGCAACACAAAAATATATATGcaacagttacagttcatataagtacatatatgcatctgttggtcacatataccttaaaaaaagggaaggggcgtggatcagaaaaccagtcagtgtgaCCACCTcatgcctcatgcagtgtgacacatccccttcacatagagttgatcaggctgttgattgtggcctgtggaatgttgtcccactcttcttcaatggctgttgctggatattggcgggaactggaacacgctgtcgtacacttcgatccagagcatcccaaacatgctcaatcgatggtgacatgtctggtgag encodes:
- the LOC115161787 gene encoding D-aminoacyl-tRNA deacylase 2-like; the encoded protein is MIVTEKAGSPQARSVLQQCLYAMLQVKRADDQSEPEWVEIDRGMMVYICFSNALQRTLSPKWVDTLLNLKLCEADSGKYVSVLDLPGSVLIVPQATLGGKAKGKVMQYHHNIGKEEGLQLYSNFVSFFEKELALSSKSSETATIIKHGTYGNRQVLKLDTNGPYTHLMEF